The Paraburkholderia megapolitana genomic sequence CAGAAATGGTTCGAAGTGCGGCGCCAGTACATCCAGTGGGTGGACGGCCATCTCGCGCAGATGCAGATCGCCACCGACATCACGACCCGCAAGCAGGCGCAGGAACTCGCGCGCCAGCAGGACGAAAAACTGCAGTTCACGAGCCGCCTGATGACGATGGGCGAAATGGCGTCGTCGCTTGCGCACGAGCTGAACCAGCCGCTCGCCGCCATCAATAACTATTGCTCAGGAACCGTCGCACTGGTTAAATCTGGTCGGACAACTCCCGACAACCTGCTGCCCGTGCTCGAAAAAACCGCCCAGCAGGCCGTGCGGGCCGGCATGATCATCAAACGGATCCGCGAATTCGTGAAACGCAGCGAACCGAAACGCCAGGCCACCCGTGTCGCGGACATCGTCGCGGACGCAGTCGGCCTTGCCGAAATCGAAGCCCGCAAGCGTCGTATTCGTATTGTCAGCGACCTGCGTTCGCGCTTGCCGGTCATCTATGTCGACCCGGTGCTAATCGAGCAGGTGCTGGTCAACCTGCTGAAAAACGCCGCCGAAGCCATGCACGACGCACGGCCCAATGCCGTGGACCCGGTCATCCGCATCGTCGTGCGGCTCGAAAGCGGTTTTGTCTGCATCAGCGTCGTCGATCAGGGTCCGGGCGTCGACGAAGCGATGGCTGAGCGTCTGTTCGAACCGTTCTACAGCACGAAGTCGGACGGCATGGGCATGGGGCTCAATATTTGCCGTTCGATCATTGAATCGCATCGCGGCCGTCTGTGGGTGGTGAACAACGTCGAGTCTGACGGCCACATCACGGGCGCGACCTTTCACTGCAGTCTGCCCATTGGGGAGCCGGACGGCCCGAGCAGTCGCGGGTACGAGGCGCCGACACCACAAACCGTTACGGGAGAGCCATGAATACCCCAGTCACCACACAGGAAACCGTCTTTGTTGTCGACGACGACGAGGCCGTGCGAGATTCGCTGCGCTGGCTGCTGGAGGCGAACGGTTACCGCGTGCAATGCTTCTCCAGCGCGGAACAGTTCCTCGATGCATGGCAACCCGCACAGCATCCAGGGCAGATCGCGTGTCTGATCCTCGACGTGCGGATGTCCGGCATGAGCGGCCTCGAGTTGCAGGAACGGCTGATCGCCGACAACGCGTCGCTGCCGATCATCTTCGTGACCGGCCACGGCGATGTGCCGATGGCCGTCTCGACGATGAAAAAAGGCGCGATGGACTTCATCGAAAAACCGTTCGACGAAGCCGAACTGCGTAAGCTCGTCGAGCGCATGCTCGACAAGGCGCGTAGCGAAAGCACCAGCGTCCAGCAGCAGCGCGCAGCCGCCGAGCGACTCGGCAAGCTGACGGCGCGCGAGCACCAGGTGCTCGAACGGATCATCGCGGGACGGCTGAACAAGCAGATCGCCGACGACCTCGGCATCAGCATCAAGACCGTCGAAGCGCATCGCGCGAACATCATGGAAAAGCTCAACGTCAACACGGTCGCCGATCTGCTGCGACTCGCGCTGTCGAACAAGCCGCAGCCGGCGCAGTAACGCTGCTGCGTTGCACGGCTGACCGGCACAGGCCGGACCGATGAGGTCCGGCCTTGTTTTTTGTGCGCATCGGTCGCGCGGATCCTGTCGATCCCGCTATCGACACACGCGCATACGCAGCGCCACCGCCCATTCCCGTCGACACACATCGGTATAATGGCGCTCTTCGCGCGGGCACCGTTTCGACGCAATTTCTGCGCTGTGTGCTTGGCACGATCCGACCGGTTCATGCGTAAGCGCGCCATGATGTTCACCCTGCCGTGCATTCCGAAGCCCAATCTGACCCGACCATGACAGCCACTTTGATCGACGGCAACGCCCTTTCCAAGACCCTGCGCGCCGATGTCGCCACGCGCGCCGCCGCCCTCACCGCCCGCGGTCACCAAGCGGGGCTCGCCGTCGTGCTGGTCGGCGACAATCCGGCCAGCGAAGTGTATGTGCGCAACAAGATCAAGGCGTGCGAGGACAACGGCCTGTTTTCCTCCTATGACCGCTATCCCGCGACGCTCTCCGAAGCCGATCTGCTCGCGCGTATCGATGCGTTGAACCACGATCCGAAGATCCACGGCATTCTCGTGCAGTTGCCGCTGCCGCCGCATATCGACAGCCACAAGGTCATCGAGGCGATTGCGCCGGAGAAGGATGTCGACGGCTTTCACGTTGCAAACGCCGGCGCACTGATGACCGGCAAGCCGCTGTTTCGCCCATGTACGCCGTATGGCGTGATGAAGATGTTCGAAGCGCATGGCATTGCGCTGAGCGGTGCGAATGCGGTGGTGATCGGACGCTCGAACATCGTCGGCAAGCCGATGGCGATGTTGCTGCTCGAAGCGGGTGCGACGGTCACGATCTGCCATAGCAAGACCCGCGATCTCGCCGCGCACACACGCACCGCAGACGTGGTCGTCGCAGCAGTCGGCAAGCGCAACGTCCTGACCGCCGAGATGGTGAAGCCCGGTGCGACAGTCATCGACGTGGGCATGAATCGCGACGACGCCGGCAAGCTGTGCGGCGACGTCGATTTCGCTGGCGTGAAGGAAGTGGCCGGCTATATCACGCCGGTGCCGGGCGGCGTCGGTCCGATGACGATCACGATGCTGCTCGTCAATACGATCGAGGCCGCCGAACGCGCCGCGGTTCAGGCATAAGTTAGCTCACGCACGAGCGCTCCGCGACATATCAGTTCAGTGCGGTATCGCGCGACGCGATTGCGTTGTGCGTGCCGCCTGCGCCGTTCACCCTCGTCCCCTGCCGCGCAACGTGCCGTCGGCACCATGCAAGCGCCGGCCGCTCCACACCGTGCCACGACAACATCGCGCAGATGACGATCAGTGGTGCGGCAACCGCCAGCGCGGCCACATGATCCAGTTGCGGCGCAACCGCCGCGACACATTGCTGGATCGCGAATCCATACAGATAGATCCCGTACGAATAGTCATGTCGTGGCACCCAGCGACGCAGCAACGGCGTCGTGCCGACCCATAGCACCGCATACACGAACGCCAGATAGAACAGCGACTGTGCCGCAGCCGTGTCGTGGAAAACAAGAAAGACGCCGATCAGTCCGAGTGCTGCGATCCCGTCGATACGAACGCGCTCGCGCAACCCAACCAGCAACATGCCAAGCATGAAAAACGGTTCCGGCCAGAACGAATAGCCGCCAGGCTTTTCGGTGAAATCACGCAGGCCGATCTGCAACGGATCGAGATGCACGTGC encodes the following:
- the fixJ gene encoding oxygen response regulator transcription factor FixJ — translated: MNTPVTTQETVFVVDDDEAVRDSLRWLLEANGYRVQCFSSAEQFLDAWQPAQHPGQIACLILDVRMSGMSGLELQERLIADNASLPIIFVTGHGDVPMAVSTMKKGAMDFIEKPFDEAELRKLVERMLDKARSESTSVQQQRAAAERLGKLTAREHQVLERIIAGRLNKQIADDLGISIKTVEAHRANIMEKLNVNTVADLLRLALSNKPQPAQ
- the folD gene encoding bifunctional methylenetetrahydrofolate dehydrogenase/methenyltetrahydrofolate cyclohydrolase FolD, whose translation is MTATLIDGNALSKTLRADVATRAAALTARGHQAGLAVVLVGDNPASEVYVRNKIKACEDNGLFSSYDRYPATLSEADLLARIDALNHDPKIHGILVQLPLPPHIDSHKVIEAIAPEKDVDGFHVANAGALMTGKPLFRPCTPYGVMKMFEAHGIALSGANAVVIGRSNIVGKPMAMLLLEAGATVTICHSKTRDLAAHTRTADVVVAAVGKRNVLTAEMVKPGATVIDVGMNRDDAGKLCGDVDFAGVKEVAGYITPVPGGVGPMTITMLLVNTIEAAERAAVQA